The Peribacillus sp. FSL E2-0218 genome contains a region encoding:
- a CDS encoding twin-arginine translocase TatA/TatE family subunit, with the protein MFQNIGIPGLVVMLIIALVIFGPKKLPEIGRAFGRTFSEFKSATSGLISDADKSEEKPPEPPIDEKKKG; encoded by the coding sequence ATGTTTCAAAATATTGGGATTCCAGGCTTGGTTGTCATGCTTATCATCGCACTGGTGATTTTCGGTCCGAAAAAACTACCTGAAATTGGAAGGGCATTTGGACGGACTTTCTCGGAATTCAAGAGCGCAACAAGTGGATTGATATCCGATGCCGATAAATCGGAAGAAAAACCTCCTGAACCTCCGATTGATGAAAAGAAGAAGGGATAA
- a CDS encoding gluconate 2-dehydrogenase subunit 3 family protein, with product MSDNEKSQIEKRGSTRRTFLKNSGLAVGGLILGGAVGSIFDGNSDGGVKTEQKNQTQGNNPNEALMFFYPEEYQTTAAAAERIFPKDETGPGALELNAAIYIDHQLNSGWGVNEKDYKLGPYYKPGPTQGEQVKLYRKDLFRLGLKELNAYSNKNYQKKFTDLDATGQDEVLAAFEKGEASSLSGVSSSAFFQLLRTLTIEGVYADPLYGGNKEMLGWQMRKYPGSRMGYTKEIQSKEFVKLDPNSLQSHMKH from the coding sequence ATGTCGGACAATGAGAAAAGTCAAATTGAAAAACGGGGCAGTACCAGACGTACCTTTTTAAAGAATTCCGGATTAGCGGTCGGTGGCCTCATTTTAGGGGGCGCCGTGGGAAGCATATTTGATGGGAATTCTGATGGCGGTGTTAAAACAGAACAAAAGAATCAAACTCAAGGCAATAATCCGAATGAAGCCTTGATGTTTTTTTATCCAGAAGAATATCAGACGACAGCGGCAGCAGCTGAGCGCATTTTCCCAAAGGACGAAACGGGACCAGGGGCGCTTGAATTAAATGCGGCGATATACATTGACCATCAACTTAACAGTGGATGGGGCGTAAATGAAAAAGATTATAAGCTTGGACCCTATTATAAGCCAGGGCCAACACAAGGTGAACAGGTCAAACTTTACCGAAAGGACTTGTTCAGGCTAGGCTTAAAAGAATTGAATGCCTATAGTAACAAAAACTATCAAAAGAAATTTACGGATTTGGACGCTACTGGACAGGATGAAGTTTTGGCTGCATTTGAGAAAGGCGAAGCGAGTTCACTTTCTGGCGTATCTTCATCGGCATTTTTCCAATTGTTAAGAACTCTGACTATTGAAGGGGTTTATGCCGATCCATTGTACGGAGGAAATAAGGAGATGCTTGGTTGGCAGATGCGGAAATACCCTGGTTCTCGAATGGGGTATACAAAGGAAATCCAAAGCAAGGAATTTGTAAAGCTAGATCCAAATAGCCTTCAGAGTCATATGAAGCATTAA
- a CDS encoding GMC family oxidoreductase produces MAKKLSKVPVVIVGMGWAGGIIASELTKAGIKVVGLERGKERDMSDYSMVHDELRFQHREELMQDLSKETITHRNNLKMRALPMRSYGTFIVGEGLGGAGSHWNGQTYRFLPYDFEIRSLTEKRYGKNKIKSDYPIQDWGITYDEMEPYYDTFEKMAGISGETVELYGKRSNPYPTGPMVKTPVLAEFEQAAKKLGYKPYMIPSANLSENYKNPDGISRSACQYCAYCENFGCEYGAKADPVVTVIPVAKETGNLDLRTYSNVTRIVNDGRKATGVIYVDTFTGEEFEQPAEVVVLASYVFNNVRLLLNSKLGTPYDPKTKNGVIGKNYCYQVSSGYSSLYYNDREFNIYGGAGALGIEIPDFAGDNFDHSDVNFLHGAGIRTTQYGNRPIANNNSPIGTPSWGAEFKKQSIKYANSILQVKSQGASMPHTQNYLDLDPTYKDVYGMPLLRMTYDYTAQDRELVKYMAKVTRSIAKKMGPDHIDTVAEQADFNVNTDTNTHNTGGVIMGTDPNDSAVNTYLQMWDAENVFVAGSSAFPHNSSFNPTGTLGAFSYRAAEGIVKYLKKGGSLV; encoded by the coding sequence ATGGCAAAAAAACTATCAAAGGTACCCGTCGTCATTGTCGGTATGGGATGGGCTGGGGGTATCATCGCCTCGGAATTAACGAAAGCGGGAATTAAGGTTGTTGGACTTGAACGCGGGAAAGAACGGGATATGAGCGATTATTCAATGGTGCATGACGAATTGCGATTCCAACACCGTGAAGAATTGATGCAAGATCTGTCAAAAGAGACGATTACCCACCGCAATAATCTGAAGATGAGAGCGCTCCCTATGCGAAGTTATGGAACATTTATCGTAGGTGAAGGTCTTGGGGGGGCTGGAAGTCACTGGAATGGGCAAACCTACCGTTTCCTTCCTTATGATTTTGAAATTAGGTCGCTAACTGAAAAAAGGTATGGCAAAAATAAAATTAAATCAGACTATCCCATTCAGGACTGGGGCATTACATATGACGAAATGGAACCATATTATGATACCTTTGAAAAAATGGCAGGCATTTCCGGTGAAACCGTTGAACTATATGGAAAACGTTCCAATCCCTATCCAACAGGTCCGATGGTAAAAACACCTGTTTTGGCGGAATTTGAACAAGCAGCGAAGAAGCTGGGCTACAAACCATATATGATTCCTTCTGCAAATCTATCAGAGAATTACAAAAACCCGGATGGCATTTCCCGTTCAGCCTGTCAATATTGTGCGTATTGTGAAAACTTCGGGTGTGAGTACGGGGCAAAAGCAGATCCGGTCGTTACGGTCATTCCCGTTGCAAAAGAAACGGGTAACCTTGACCTGCGCACCTATTCAAACGTCACCCGTATTGTAAATGACGGACGGAAAGCGACAGGTGTTATTTATGTGGATACCTTCACTGGCGAAGAATTCGAGCAGCCGGCAGAAGTAGTGGTATTAGCGAGTTATGTATTTAATAATGTCAGGCTTTTGCTTAATTCCAAGCTCGGAACACCTTATGATCCAAAAACGAAAAACGGTGTAATCGGCAAGAACTATTGTTACCAAGTAAGTTCAGGATATTCAAGCCTTTATTATAATGATCGTGAGTTCAATATATATGGTGGTGCAGGAGCTTTAGGTATAGAAATCCCGGATTTCGCAGGTGATAATTTTGACCATTCGGATGTAAACTTCCTTCATGGAGCAGGAATTCGGACAACCCAGTATGGTAACAGGCCGATAGCGAATAATAACTCACCAATCGGAACACCTTCTTGGGGTGCTGAATTCAAGAAGCAATCAATCAAATATGCCAATAGCATCCTGCAAGTCAAATCTCAAGGAGCCAGTATGCCACATACACAAAATTACCTTGATTTGGATCCCACTTACAAAGATGTTTACGGTATGCCCTTATTGCGGATGACGTATGACTATACCGCCCAAGATCGCGAGTTAGTTAAATACATGGCGAAAGTAACAAGGTCGATTGCTAAAAAAATGGGTCCGGACCATATTGATACGGTCGCTGAACAAGCGGATTTTAACGTAAACACAGATACGAATACGCATAACACAGGCGGAGTCATCATGGGGACCGATCCCAACGATTCAGCCGTTAACACATACCTGCAAATGTGGGATGCTGAAAATGTATTTGTTGCCGGCTCTTCGGCATTTCCACATAACAGCTCGTTTAACCCGACTGGTACACTAGGAGCCTTTTCATATCGAGCGGCTGAAGGAATCGTGAAATACCTTAAAAAAGGCGGCTCTCTCGTCTAA
- a CDS encoding putative quinol monooxygenase: protein MSKFSLFGKFSVQEGERDTMVEILLEAAESMENVNECEIYLVNISETEPNTVYVYEVWSNETAHQASLTLEATQTLIKRAKPIITGMERIGTLQTRGGKGISHDA from the coding sequence ATGAGTAAATTCAGTTTGTTTGGCAAGTTCAGTGTACAAGAAGGCGAACGTGACACAATGGTGGAAATCTTGTTGGAAGCAGCGGAATCAATGGAGAATGTAAATGAGTGCGAGATATATCTTGTGAATATTTCTGAAACCGAACCAAATACTGTTTATGTTTATGAAGTATGGAGTAATGAAACTGCCCATCAAGCGTCACTTACACTTGAAGCAACACAAACCTTAATAAAGCGTGCAAAGCCAATCATTACTGGAATGGAGAGAATCGGCACCTTACAGACAAGGGGAGGGAAGGGCATTTCACACGATGCTTGA
- a CDS encoding right-handed parallel beta-helix repeat-containing protein, with the protein MKRIILMFLAAAVIMIGLVLNHAIAKKDKAIYVAVNGDDQSAGTKSKPFRTLNKAASEAKAGTTVYIRKGIYNEKLVVKHSGTKLKPIIFRAYKTEKVIISGKNSKDVEGDTSLITINNKNNLTIKGLMIQDLTTDLSDETVMGIYVTGSSSHITLEHNHVHRIKTRAADGNGHGIAIYGTGKMRDINVLGNTVEDLKLGFSESLVLNGNIDGFKVENNIVRRNDNIGIDLIGYEGTSTDKNADFVRNGVVKKNRVYEISSFGNPAYGEEYSAAGIYVDGGKNIAIEKNTVYQSDIGIEATSEHPGKYADQINITNNTIYHNFFTGISIGGYDEKRGGTKNSLISQNIMYRNDTKGIDGGQLLLQHDISNNVIEKNILTAGPSRIFIANYFSTNKENDLVKNVFHQEKGKKGIWVWKEEDYTSFPIFKKASKSDAKSSYLDPGFVNSNKYDFRLKKDSPAKSIVD; encoded by the coding sequence ATGAAAAGAATTATATTAATGTTCTTGGCTGCAGCTGTTATCATGATCGGGTTGGTCTTGAATCATGCGATTGCCAAGAAGGATAAGGCCATCTATGTTGCTGTCAATGGAGATGATCAAAGTGCCGGCACAAAATCAAAGCCATTTCGCACACTCAATAAAGCCGCTTCTGAAGCGAAAGCAGGGACGACTGTCTACATACGAAAAGGAATTTACAATGAAAAGCTAGTCGTGAAACATAGCGGAACAAAATTAAAACCAATCATTTTTAGAGCTTACAAAACGGAAAAAGTGATTATTAGTGGGAAAAATTCAAAGGATGTTGAAGGTGATACATCCTTAATTACGATTAATAATAAAAATAATCTTACAATAAAAGGTTTGATGATACAGGATTTAACGACCGATTTATCGGATGAAACAGTCATGGGGATTTATGTAACAGGGTCCAGCAGTCACATTACATTGGAACATAACCATGTGCACCGGATAAAAACACGTGCAGCTGATGGCAATGGTCATGGAATCGCGATCTACGGAACAGGTAAAATGAGAGACATAAATGTTTTGGGAAATACAGTAGAAGATTTAAAACTTGGTTTCAGCGAATCTCTTGTTCTTAATGGAAACATTGACGGCTTTAAGGTGGAAAACAACATAGTTCGCCGAAATGACAATATCGGCATTGATCTGATTGGTTACGAAGGCACCTCTACTGATAAAAATGCTGACTTTGTACGTAATGGAGTCGTAAAAAAAAATCGGGTTTATGAAATATCTTCTTTTGGCAATCCAGCTTATGGGGAAGAGTATTCCGCCGCAGGAATTTATGTGGATGGCGGGAAGAATATAGCCATTGAAAAAAATACCGTTTATCAAAGCGATATCGGAATAGAAGCAACCTCAGAGCATCCTGGAAAATATGCTGATCAGATAAACATAACAAACAATACGATATATCATAACTTTTTCACAGGAATATCAATTGGAGGGTATGATGAAAAGCGGGGCGGGACTAAAAATTCTCTTATCTCGCAAAACATTATGTATCGCAATGATACAAAGGGTATCGATGGTGGCCAGCTTTTATTGCAGCATGATATAAGTAACAACGTGATCGAAAAGAATATTTTGACTGCCGGACCATCCCGCATATTCATCGCTAACTATTTTTCAACAAATAAAGAAAATGATCTAGTGAAGAATGTATTTCATCAAGAAAAAGGAAAAAAGGGGATATGGGTTTGGAAGGAAGAAGACTATACATCTTTTCCTATTTTCAAAAAAGCCTCAAAAAGTGATGCAAAATCCAGTTATTTAGATCCTGGATTTGTTAATTCGAATAAATATGATTTTAGGCTGAAAAAAGATTCACCTGCAAAGTCCATTGTAGACTGA
- a CDS encoding IS3 family transposase (programmed frameshift) encodes MTKYTMDEKLHAVLEYLEGKKSYKSIAQERNVGLSPLKGWVARYLEHGMEGLASSYTNYTLPFKLEVLTYMNENRASISETAVHYNLPSDSILWNWANQLKEGGIDALKPKKKGRLSMKKETKKTSPAKGSQEALLAELEYLRAENAYPKKVECLSSRKGSPTKKEKATVVHELRKQFNLHLLLSISNMARSTYYYWVNAFGREDKYTEIKSLIEEIFHTHKGRYGYRSITLELRNRGAHINHKTVLRLMNELGLKSLVRMKKYRSYKGKIGKIAPNILARDFKAEKSNEKWVTDVTEFHLVGEKLYLSAILDLFNGEIIAFNMESRPVYPLVSKMLDKAFDGLESKDSPILHSDQGWHYQMKQYSHKLKRHNITQSMSRKGNCLDNAVIENFFGLLKSELLYLQEFESMVHFKQELEEYIHYYNHQRIKVKLKGMSPVDYRVHALKAG; translated from the exons TTGACTAAATATACGATGGATGAAAAATTACATGCAGTTTTAGAGTACTTGGAAGGGAAAAAATCCTATAAATCCATTGCACAAGAAAGAAATGTAGGTTTATCCCCTCTGAAAGGATGGGTCGCTCGCTATCTTGAACATGGGATGGAAGGACTTGCTTCATCCTATACAAATTACACTCTGCCCTTTAAACTAGAGGTACTTACATATATGAACGAAAATAGGGCATCGATCAGCGAGACCGCTGTACACTATAACCTTCCTTCCGATTCTATACTTTGGAATTGGGCAAATCAGTTGAAGGAAGGAGGTATAGACGCCCTTAAACCAAAGAAAAAGGGGCGTCTATCCATGAAAAAAGAAACCAAGAAAACATCGCCAGCTAAAGGCTCTCAAGAAGCACTTCTTGCAGAATTAGAATACTTACGTGCAGAGAATGCCTATC CTAAAAAAGTTGAATGCCTTAGTTCAAGAAAAGGAAGCCCTACAAAGAAAGAAAAAGCGACAGTAGTCCATGAACTAAGGAAACAATTTAATTTACATCTACTTCTATCCATTTCTAACATGGCACGGAGTACATACTATTATTGGGTAAACGCCTTCGGGCGTGAGGATAAATACACAGAAATTAAATCCCTTATCGAAGAGATTTTCCATACGCATAAAGGACGTTATGGGTATCGAAGCATCACCCTAGAATTACGTAACCGAGGTGCTCACATCAATCATAAAACAGTTCTCCGATTGATGAATGAACTAGGATTGAAGTCTTTGGTTCGCATGAAGAAATACCGTTCTTACAAAGGGAAAATCGGTAAGATTGCACCCAACATTTTAGCACGTGATTTTAAGGCGGAAAAGTCCAATGAAAAGTGGGTAACAGACGTCACAGAATTCCATCTTGTTGGGGAGAAACTATATTTATCGGCCATTCTTGATCTGTTTAATGGAGAAATCATCGCCTTTAATATGGAATCTCGGCCTGTTTATCCGCTCGTTTCTAAAATGCTGGATAAAGCTTTTGACGGCTTGGAATCGAAAGATTCACCCATTCTTCATTCAGATCAGGGCTGGCATTACCAAATGAAACAATACTCTCATAAATTGAAAAGACATAACATTACACAAAGCATGTCCCGTAAGGGAAATTGTCTCGATAATGCGGTCATTGAAAACTTCTTTGGCCTATTAAAATCCGAGTTACTCTATCTTCAAGAATTTGAAAGCATGGTGCATTTCAAACAAGAGCTAGAAGAATATATCCATTACTACAATCATCAACGAATCAAGGTAAAATTAAAGGGGATGAGCCCAGTAGATTACCGGGTTCATGCCCTCAAGGCTGGCTAA
- a CDS encoding ABC transporter permease translates to MKQLFKLRSAWFPVWLITLLMLIMISVYLPVFSGANKNVPNVPLIFVNQDQGTVGASILMKLKEKQNGNSFNWKAADKEKKALNQLKNNQAHGALIIPANFSKEISEVQKSLLSGKETGKPATLKILLNEGIGQSSSMIASNVLQLVAASTNQEVSGEIKIILNQKGISLSPENASLMDNPVQFKTENVLGLPDNLNKGMTPFVMVIISSITGMMGANMIRGYLRKANGDLENNDSSLSYTKILKAEMIFSIILAFGVSSVSQIGVFGFFGSSHTSSIFLIYPFSFFCCLTMISLFKSLSLIFGGWGMLVMFPINIMGIFSSGGPIPLSTLPIVHRIFSYILPTKYMVDGMRALLYYNGRMQAGLGTALFAISVYFIVTLAIIIAFIVYSSNRDRNNASEEEEENMQVPIDSEIHVKK, encoded by the coding sequence GTGAAACAATTATTTAAGCTAAGATCTGCTTGGTTTCCAGTTTGGTTAATTACATTACTCATGTTAATCATGATAAGTGTTTACTTACCTGTCTTTAGTGGCGCGAATAAAAATGTACCAAATGTTCCCTTAATCTTTGTGAACCAAGATCAAGGCACTGTTGGAGCCTCTATATTAATGAAACTTAAAGAAAAACAAAATGGAAACTCCTTTAATTGGAAGGCCGCTGACAAAGAGAAAAAAGCATTGAATCAATTAAAAAACAATCAGGCACATGGTGCACTAATTATTCCGGCTAATTTTTCAAAAGAAATTTCCGAGGTGCAAAAATCGCTACTGTCAGGAAAAGAAACGGGAAAACCAGCAACATTGAAGATTTTATTAAATGAAGGGATTGGCCAATCATCGTCCATGATTGCAAGCAACGTCCTGCAACTGGTTGCTGCGTCCACAAACCAGGAAGTCAGCGGTGAAATAAAAATTATATTAAATCAAAAAGGAATTTCTTTGTCCCCTGAAAACGCATCCCTGATGGATAATCCAGTTCAGTTCAAGACGGAAAATGTCCTTGGGCTTCCGGATAATCTCAATAAAGGAATGACGCCATTCGTAATGGTCATCATTTCTTCGATAACAGGGATGATGGGGGCAAATATGATTCGCGGGTACCTTAGGAAAGCAAACGGCGATCTTGAAAACAATGATTCTTCCTTGAGCTATACAAAAATCCTTAAAGCAGAAATGATATTTAGCATCATTTTAGCCTTTGGTGTCTCCTCCGTTTCCCAAATAGGTGTTTTTGGCTTCTTTGGGAGTTCACACACGTCCAGCATTTTTTTGATTTATCCATTTTCCTTTTTCTGCTGTCTGACCATGATTTCCTTATTCAAATCGCTTTCCTTAATCTTTGGTGGATGGGGAATGCTTGTGATGTTTCCAATAAACATCATGGGCATTTTTTCAAGTGGCGGACCGATACCATTATCAACCCTGCCTATTGTCCATCGCATATTTAGCTATATCCTGCCTACGAAATATATGGTAGATGGCATGAGGGCGCTGCTATATTATAATGGCAGGATGCAAGCAGGACTCGGCACGGCTTTATTCGCCATATCCGTTTATTTCATTGTCACCCTCGCCATCATCATTGCTTTCATTGTATATTCATCAAATAGAGACAGAAATAATGCGAGTGAGGAAGAGGAAGAGAATATGCAAGTACCAATTGACAGTGAAATTCATGTCAAAAAATAA
- a CDS encoding alpha-glucosidase: protein MERKWWKESVVYQIYPRSFMDSNGDGIGDLPGIISKLDYLHELGVNVVWLSPVFKSPNDDNGYDISDYQDIMDEFGTLNDWEDLLEGLHSRNMKLMMDLVVNHSSDEHKWFIESRSSKDDPYRDYYIWRPGKDGKEPNNWTSVFSGPAWQYDQETDEYYLHLFSKKQPDLNWANPAVRKEIHDMMIWWLDKGIDGFRMDVINLISKTEGLPSTPGGKRYDWGGDFFMNGPHVHEYLQEMNREVLSKYDMMTVGECPGASVEDATKYANSESTELNMIFTFEHMDLDSGPGGKWDVQPLKLDDLKECMTKWQKGLEGKGWNSLYLNNHDQPRMVSRFGNDTSYRVESAKMLGTFLHMMQGTPYIYQGEEIGMTNVTFDLDDYKDIEILNMYREKVIEGQEDQAKVMESIYMKGRDNARTPMQWDDSQNAGFTTGTPWLKVNPNHAEINVKQALEDSSSIFYYYQKLIKLRKEHDIIVYGAYDLVLKENEQIYAYTRTLDHETLLVLCNFTEEAAPFEWPRHLNGEAGQLLITNYADQGCDTISSNTLKPYEARVYLSK, encoded by the coding sequence TTGGAGAGAAAATGGTGGAAAGAAAGTGTTGTTTATCAAATATATCCCCGGAGTTTCATGGATAGTAATGGGGACGGAATCGGCGATTTGCCTGGAATTATTTCAAAACTTGATTATTTACATGAATTAGGAGTCAATGTCGTTTGGCTATCCCCTGTTTTCAAATCTCCAAACGATGATAATGGCTATGATATTAGTGACTATCAAGACATTATGGATGAGTTTGGTACCTTGAATGACTGGGAAGACCTTTTAGAAGGATTACATTCACGAAATATGAAATTGATGATGGATCTTGTTGTTAATCACTCATCGGATGAACATAAATGGTTCATTGAATCCCGTTCATCAAAAGATGATCCTTACAGAGACTACTATATTTGGCGCCCCGGCAAAGATGGAAAAGAGCCAAACAACTGGACATCGGTCTTTAGTGGTCCAGCTTGGCAATATGATCAAGAAACAGATGAATACTACCTTCATCTGTTTAGCAAAAAACAGCCTGATTTAAATTGGGCAAACCCTGCGGTAAGAAAAGAAATTCATGACATGATGATATGGTGGCTTGATAAGGGCATTGATGGTTTTCGAATGGATGTGATCAACCTCATTTCCAAAACGGAAGGATTGCCCAGCACGCCAGGCGGAAAGCGATACGATTGGGGCGGCGATTTCTTCATGAATGGTCCTCATGTCCATGAGTATCTGCAGGAGATGAATCGTGAGGTACTTTCGAAATATGACATGATGACAGTCGGCGAATGTCCTGGGGCATCGGTTGAAGATGCCACTAAGTATGCGAACAGTGAAAGTACTGAGCTAAATATGATTTTCACATTCGAGCATATGGATTTGGATTCAGGACCAGGCGGGAAATGGGACGTACAGCCTTTAAAGCTGGACGATCTTAAAGAATGCATGACAAAATGGCAGAAAGGATTGGAAGGAAAAGGTTGGAATAGCCTATATTTAAACAACCATGATCAGCCAAGAATGGTCTCTCGCTTTGGCAATGATACATCTTACCGAGTGGAATCCGCAAAAATGCTTGGAACCTTCCTTCATATGATGCAGGGAACGCCTTATATCTACCAAGGTGAGGAAATAGGCATGACAAATGTTACATTTGATCTTGATGATTACAAGGATATCGAGATTCTGAATATGTACCGTGAAAAAGTGATAGAGGGTCAAGAGGATCAAGCTAAAGTAATGGAATCCATTTATATGAAAGGCCGTGATAACGCCAGGACTCCCATGCAATGGGACGATAGTCAAAATGCAGGTTTTACTACAGGCACTCCTTGGTTAAAAGTGAACCCAAACCATGCGGAAATTAATGTGAAGCAAGCATTGGAAGACTCGAGTTCCATCTTTTACTACTATCAGAAACTAATTAAGCTAAGAAAAGAACATGACATAATTGTGTACGGTGCATATGACCTTGTATTAAAAGAGAATGAGCAAATATATGCGTATACACGTACATTGGATCATGAAACATTACTGGTTCTATGTAACTTTACAGAGGAAGCGGCCCCCTTTGAATGGCCAAGGCATCTGAATGGTGAAGCTGGACAACTGTTAATCACTAACTATGCGGATCAAGGCTGTGATACGATTTCTTCAAATACATTAAAACCTTATGAAGCCCGCGTTTATCTCTCGAAGTAA
- a CDS encoding carbohydrate ABC transporter permease, producing the protein MESKKINWPITILLIICSLVILFPLYLTIVTAFKSPDEMSNSLLALPQTLRWENFAEAIRLTNFFQSIKNSFIVTVFTVALTLLTNSMVAYAIARNMHRRFFKLLYYYFVSAMFVPFPIIMLPVVKQTSLFGLNNMTGLIFLYIVYGLAFNIFIYVGYIRSIPKSLEEAAYVDGASIWTVFWKVIFPLLSPINATVGILTCLWAWNDFMLPLVILSDRDSMTLPLVQYVFQSQFTTNYNLAFASYLMALSPMVLVYIIAQKWIISGVTKGAVK; encoded by the coding sequence ATGGAAAGCAAAAAAATAAATTGGCCTATAACCATACTGCTCATTATTTGCTCATTGGTTATCTTATTTCCCCTCTACCTTACAATCGTGACAGCATTCAAGTCACCAGATGAAATGAGCAACTCACTTTTGGCACTGCCCCAAACATTACGATGGGAAAACTTCGCCGAAGCCATTCGCCTGACGAATTTTTTCCAATCTATTAAAAATAGTTTTATCGTTACCGTTTTTACAGTTGCTCTTACCTTACTGACTAATTCGATGGTGGCTTATGCCATTGCCCGTAATATGCATAGACGATTCTTCAAGTTGCTTTATTACTATTTTGTCAGTGCGATGTTTGTACCTTTTCCGATCATCATGTTGCCTGTTGTCAAGCAAACGAGCCTATTTGGATTGAATAATATGACAGGACTTATCTTTCTCTACATTGTATACGGCTTGGCTTTTAATATTTTTATTTATGTGGGCTATATCCGTTCGATCCCTAAGTCATTGGAAGAAGCAGCTTATGTGGATGGCGCAAGTATTTGGACAGTTTTTTGGAAAGTCATTTTTCCGTTATTAAGCCCAATCAACGCAACAGTCGGAATTTTAACATGCTTGTGGGCATGGAATGATTTTATGTTACCGCTTGTTATTTTAAGTGATCGTGATTCGATGACATTGCCGCTGGTCCAATATGTATTCCAGTCACAGTTTACAACCAATTATAACTTAGCATTTGCCTCCTATTTAATGGCACTCTCCCCTATGGTCCTTGTTTATATCATCGCTCAAAAATGGATTATTAGTGGCGTGACGAAAGGTGCTGTTAAATAA
- a CDS encoding sugar ABC transporter permease, with translation MVKQSKTYYWMVLPAFLIFFVFHTVPVFQGMIYSFTNYKGYGDFNFVGLKNYVNLFQDQRILASYGFTFKFAIVSTLLVNIISLAIAIGLNAKIKFQNTLRAVFFVPNILSVLIVGFIFNYLFAFFIPQIAEKLGITSLTQNILGNPDLAWVGIVIVAVWQAVAFNTILYLAGLQTIPTELYEAASLDGAGKWKSFKHITFPLIASFFTINMVLAMKNFLMVFDHIIAMTNGGPGQSTEAISVLIYKGGFSGGEFAYQAANSVVYFILIVVISILQIKFLRKREVDM, from the coding sequence GTGGTCAAACAATCCAAGACCTATTACTGGATGGTGCTTCCAGCATTTTTAATATTTTTTGTATTTCATACAGTTCCAGTTTTTCAAGGAATGATTTATAGTTTTACAAATTATAAAGGGTATGGGGATTTTAATTTTGTTGGCTTGAAAAACTATGTGAATTTATTCCAAGACCAGCGTATCTTGGCATCCTATGGCTTTACATTTAAATTTGCCATTGTTTCCACTTTACTCGTAAATATCATTAGTTTGGCCATTGCCATAGGACTTAATGCCAAGATTAAATTTCAAAATACACTTAGAGCCGTGTTTTTCGTGCCGAATATTCTAAGCGTATTAATCGTTGGGTTTATCTTTAATTACCTATTTGCATTTTTCATTCCTCAAATTGCTGAAAAGCTGGGCATCACATCTTTAACACAAAATATTCTTGGTAACCCGGATTTAGCATGGGTTGGAATTGTGATTGTGGCTGTATGGCAAGCCGTGGCATTTAATACCATTCTCTATTTGGCAGGATTACAAACGATTCCAACCGAATTATACGAAGCTGCCAGTTTAGATGGGGCGGGGAAATGGAAAAGTTTTAAACACATTACATTTCCACTTATTGCATCTTTCTTCACCATAAATATGGTGCTCGCGATGAAAAACTTTTTAATGGTGTTTGACCATATTATTGCAATGACAAATGGAGGTCCAGGTCAATCAACGGAAGCCATTTCGGTATTGATATATAAAGGGGGCTTCTCAGGGGGGGAATTCGCTTATCAGGCGGCAAATTCCGTGGTCTACTTTATTTTAATTGTGGTTATTTCAATCCTCCAAATTAAATTCCTTCGAAAACGTGAGGTGGATATGTAA